Proteins encoded in a region of the Nostoc sp. UHCC 0926 genome:
- a CDS encoding ABC transporter substrate-binding protein, with translation MPKFCFVVLLTLLVISACSSFGRQLPTRDIAVVVPSNQTSPVPVHVVKHAMGQTLVPVHPQRVVVIDPWLVEIPLALGVNLVGAPDPTKTLQGLGLEDKHPGVENIGAVLTPPNMEKVITLKPDLILGTTRNRDTYSLWSHIAPTVLLKVQSNGDWKQPFMPAAKALGKTETAKRLIHDYNVRLTQFKQKMGSRLKKTLVSVVRLIPETINPLTKGAFSGVIIEDAGLIRPPSQNLDAKATQKKAGNPVGYNISPEALTQIDGDILFIVRYGFKDPAQSKIAVNQLIAEPLWSKLNVVRQGKVYVVDDYYWLTGSYISANRVIDDLFTYILQPVKETNSK, from the coding sequence ATGCCTAAGTTCTGCTTTGTTGTGCTGCTTACGCTCTTGGTGATTTCTGCTTGCAGTTCCTTCGGTCGTCAATTACCAACCCGCGATATAGCTGTTGTTGTTCCCTCAAATCAAACATCACCTGTGCCCGTCCACGTAGTCAAACACGCAATGGGTCAGACTCTAGTTCCCGTCCATCCTCAACGAGTTGTCGTCATAGATCCGTGGCTAGTGGAAATACCTCTAGCTCTGGGAGTCAATCTGGTGGGTGCTCCAGATCCAACTAAAACTCTCCAAGGGCTAGGGTTAGAGGATAAGCACCCAGGCGTTGAAAACATTGGTGCGGTTCTGACACCGCCGAACATGGAGAAGGTTATAACTCTCAAGCCGGACTTGATCTTAGGTACAACGCGGAACCGGGATACTTACAGTTTATGGTCTCACATTGCACCCACCGTTCTGCTGAAAGTGCAAAGCAATGGAGACTGGAAACAACCATTTATGCCAGCAGCAAAAGCTCTGGGGAAAACCGAGACAGCAAAACGTTTAATACATGATTACAACGTACGTTTAACCCAATTCAAACAAAAGATGGGTTCCCGACTCAAAAAAACTTTAGTTTCCGTCGTGCGCCTCATCCCAGAGACGATTAACCCGTTAACCAAGGGTGCATTCTCTGGAGTGATCATAGAGGATGCTGGTCTAATCCGTCCTCCTTCGCAAAATCTGGATGCTAAAGCAACTCAAAAGAAAGCAGGCAACCCTGTTGGCTACAATATCTCTCCAGAAGCCCTTACCCAGATAGATGGTGATATCCTATTTATAGTACGCTACGGCTTCAAAGACCCTGCACAGTCAAAGATAGCTGTCAATCAACTCATAGCAGAACCTCTGTGGTCAAAGCTTAATGTTGTTAGGCAGGGTAAAGTTTATGTAGTTGATGATTATTATTGGCTCACTGGTAGCTACATATCAGCTAATCGAGTTATTGATGATTTATTTACTTATATCTTGCAACCAGTGAAAGAAACTAACAGTAAATGA
- a CDS encoding AAA-like domain-containing protein, whose translation MYKTKRARGVVLTSTGIKRLQSAILSMEIVENKGEHLSLEEISSRINISTRTLSKLWSLSESVDQKTIKLCFSTFNLELHSEDYTIVNKANETETSELLSIANIEEDLSQRSELTSFVEEHHIQSEQIENLWSYPDGPVPLDSNFYIERPPLERKVYREVTTSGCVIRIRSPKQMGKSSLVLRLCAFAQKLGYQTVNLNCYQFDSECLTDLNKLLRRLCWKIATQLGIDPNLKEKWNEEIGYNLSSGFYLENYLLNQCQSPVVLVLNEIDRFVEYPHICHEFFALLRSWCEEARHNPNWEKLRLVMVYSTEEYISMDINLSPFNIGLPIRLNDFTQPQVEDLARRYSLDWFKAKDFAQLMSLVGGHPALIQISLYYLRSQEMTLQKIIEEAMVNGGIYRDHLWRQLIKLQENPRLAKTYAEIMAAKQGISLNPIDTYKLEGLGLIRFEGDRVLPRCELYRAYFVKQLCTIV comes from the coding sequence ATGTATAAAACTAAACGCGCCCGAGGAGTTGTACTAACATCCACAGGAATTAAACGGTTACAATCAGCAATTCTTTCTATGGAGATAGTAGAAAATAAAGGCGAACACTTGAGTTTAGAAGAAATAAGTTCGCGCATTAATATTTCTACTAGAACTTTGAGTAAATTATGGTCTTTAAGTGAAAGTGTAGATCAAAAAACTATAAAACTCTGCTTTAGCACTTTTAATCTAGAATTACACAGCGAAGACTACACCATAGTCAACAAAGCAAATGAGACTGAAACATCTGAGTTATTGTCTATTGCAAATATAGAAGAAGATTTATCTCAACGTTCCGAATTAACCTCATTTGTCGAAGAACATCACATACAAAGTGAACAGATAGAAAATCTTTGGTCATACCCGGATGGCCCCGTACCTTTAGATTCTAACTTTTATATTGAACGTCCTCCACTAGAGAGAAAGGTTTATCGAGAAGTAACTACTAGTGGCTGCGTGATTCGGATTAGGTCCCCCAAACAGATGGGTAAAAGTTCTCTTGTGTTGCGGCTTTGTGCCTTTGCACAGAAACTTGGGTATCAGACTGTGAATCTGAATTGCTACCAATTCGATAGTGAGTGTCTAACTGATTTAAATAAACTGTTGCGTCGTCTTTGCTGGAAAATTGCAACTCAATTAGGTATTGACCCAAACCTCAAGGAAAAGTGGAATGAAGAAATTGGCTACAACTTGAGTAGCGGCTTCTATTTAGAAAACTATTTGCTCAATCAATGTCAAAGCCCAGTGGTTTTAGTGTTGAATGAAATTGACCGTTTTGTTGAATATCCTCACATTTGTCACGAGTTTTTTGCATTGTTGCGGTCATGGTGTGAGGAAGCACGACATAATCCCAACTGGGAAAAGCTGAGGTTAGTAATGGTTTACTCAACCGAAGAGTACATCTCTATGGATATTAACCTCTCTCCTTTTAATATTGGTCTACCTATTCGTCTGAATGATTTTACTCAACCACAAGTAGAAGATTTAGCTAGGCGGTATAGTTTAGACTGGTTTAAAGCTAAAGATTTTGCCCAACTAATGTCACTAGTAGGAGGACATCCAGCACTAATTCAGATTAGTTTGTACTATCTTAGGTCTCAAGAAATGACCCTGCAAAAAATAATAGAGGAAGCGATGGTCAATGGTGGCATCTACCGCGATCATTTATGGCGACAGTTGATCAAACTGCAAGAAAATCCTAGACTTGCAAAGACTTATGCTGAAATTATGGCAGCAAAGCAAGGTATTTCTCTTAATCCTATTGACACTTACAAGCTTGAAGGTTTGGGCTTAATTCGCTTTGAGGGCGATCGCGTTTTACCACGTTGCGAACTTTATCGTGCCTATTTTGTCAAGCAACTATGTACAATTGTTTGA
- a CDS encoding helix-turn-helix domain-containing protein: MARSLQIVIEESAEFLEKQLKQTRTARQKEQLQILWWLKTGQVQQHQELAHRLGRDTSTVTRWLQKYRRGGLSELLEIKTAPGQVPHLTPSALAGLKERLEKGAAFKSYGEIVEWLKAEYSLELTYATVYSWVHYRLKAKLKVPPPHSAKQDVEAVKLFKKTLSISPMATFNHVNPQSPTTSNL, from the coding sequence ATGGCTCGTAGTTTGCAAATCGTAATTGAAGAAAGCGCAGAATTTTTAGAGAAACAACTAAAACAGACTCGTACTGCCAGGCAAAAAGAACAACTACAAATATTGTGGTGGTTAAAAACAGGTCAGGTACAACAGCATCAAGAATTAGCTCATCGCTTGGGTAGAGACACATCCACAGTGACCCGATGGTTGCAAAAGTATCGACGGGGTGGATTATCAGAATTGCTCGAAATTAAAACCGCTCCTGGGCAAGTACCACACTTGACTCCATCCGCGTTAGCGGGACTAAAAGAACGTCTTGAAAAAGGAGCAGCCTTCAAAAGCTACGGAGAAATTGTCGAATGGCTCAAGGCAGAGTATAGTTTAGAACTGACTTATGCAACAGTCTATTCCTGGGTGCATTATCGCCTGAAAGCAAAGTTGAAAGTACCGCCTCCCCATAGTGCTAAACAGGATGTAGAAGCAGTTAAGCTGTTTAAAAAAACATTGTCCATATCTCCTATGGCCACTTTCAATCATGTCAACCCGCAAAGCCCAACGACTTCAAATTTGTGA
- a CDS encoding acyl-CoA dehydrogenase family protein has protein sequence MIFNLTLNKQTLIERISQLARNKFASRAAGYDYNASFPREDFEDLFQAGLNAPVVPTEYGGLGLGHDSDIFTLWMMTKELAKVDLSLARCWEGHANAQVLLAAMANESQKKRWFEGIVQRGEIWAAWSGEPQSQIPGQEASLGTSVQVVDEGYIIDGTKVFATSAPEAQWAILLVNTAGPGGARHSNGSPTSVLLLACNLSDPSISFDNSWWQPIGMRGTVSYLVRFESTFIPKENLIGYPGQYIQQEWQTRFTPLYGAAFLGAAEGAYDYALAYINKQQKGHDPYVQHRIAKAAINIDTMHLWLRQVATLWETGQVLGAKQAGNCARYITEQLALETVNDCIHACGARSLIKPSPVERILRDLSFYVLHDNCDRVLSSIGQEILGQSFDRAYFNTHPTRQEDLTE, from the coding sequence ATGATATTCAATCTAACTCTGAACAAGCAAACTCTGATTGAACGCATTAGCCAACTTGCACGCAATAAATTCGCCTCTCGCGCCGCTGGTTATGACTACAATGCTAGCTTCCCAAGAGAAGATTTTGAAGACCTTTTTCAAGCAGGTCTGAATGCGCCTGTTGTGCCGACTGAATACGGTGGTTTAGGGTTAGGACATGATAGCGATATCTTTACCCTGTGGATGATGACTAAGGAACTGGCAAAAGTGGATTTATCCTTAGCTCGTTGCTGGGAAGGACACGCAAATGCCCAAGTTTTACTAGCGGCTATGGCTAATGAGTCTCAAAAAAAGCGCTGGTTTGAGGGTATTGTCCAGCGTGGAGAGATATGGGCGGCTTGGAGTGGAGAACCCCAGTCTCAGATTCCAGGTCAAGAAGCCAGCCTTGGCACAAGTGTGCAAGTGGTAGATGAGGGATATATCATTGATGGCACAAAGGTATTCGCCACCAGTGCCCCAGAAGCACAGTGGGCAATTCTCTTGGTCAACACAGCAGGACCTGGGGGAGCACGTCATAGCAATGGCTCACCGACATCAGTGTTGTTACTAGCCTGCAACTTATCCGACCCCAGTATTAGCTTTGATAATAGTTGGTGGCAGCCAATTGGGATGAGAGGTACAGTCAGTTATTTAGTTCGCTTTGAAAGTACTTTCATCCCTAAAGAAAACTTGATTGGCTATCCAGGACAGTACATCCAACAGGAGTGGCAAACGCGGTTTACGCCTCTGTATGGGGCTGCTTTTCTCGGAGCTGCTGAAGGAGCTTATGATTATGCTTTAGCATACATCAACAAACAGCAAAAAGGACACGACCCCTACGTACAACATCGAATTGCTAAGGCAGCAATTAATATAGATACTATGCATCTCTGGTTGCGGCAAGTAGCTACTCTTTGGGAAACAGGCCAGGTCTTAGGGGCAAAACAAGCAGGCAATTGCGCTCGTTACATAACTGAACAACTAGCTTTGGAAACAGTGAACGACTGCATACACGCTTGTGGAGCTCGCTCATTGATTAAACCCAGTCCTGTGGAGCGAATATTGCGAGATTTATCCTTTTACGTATTACACGATAATTGCGATCGCGTTTTGTCCTCAATTGGTCAGGAAATTCTGGGGCAATCCTTTGATCGGGCCTATTTCAACACCCACCCAACTCGCCAAGAAGACCTTACGGAGTAA
- a CDS encoding TauD/TfdA family dioxygenase, producing the protein MSNEKELPLVIEPVKENSFAVLKGLLNESSDWFNQQLDTYGAILLRGFEVEDAEQFQKVLELLNIQLESVYHFGSAHRVRIADKIFTSSEAPPDRIIAPHNELNMVPMRPSVLAFFCQVQPDIYGETPIINTEKLFDNLSPNLQYKIANFPQRFVRYVPKHLLEIVFEGLLQEEITKLLQEQGFDFNWQEDGSLYFECSYITLFSHPKTSTLCFSLSIVDSLVSREWYRNIGQRYSFWKRLYYNWLPANLYKRFQQGLTTAATVVDSSQKRTSTLNTYFLNEDGQDTEMTQAEAQELGKAEWKNASVFKWKQGDILVIDNLQVAHSRLNTKLKRKILTAFGNMCNIRDMKPALLATHPISIDV; encoded by the coding sequence ATGAGTAATGAAAAAGAATTACCTCTAGTGATTGAGCCAGTCAAGGAAAACTCTTTTGCAGTTTTGAAGGGATTACTCAATGAAAGTAGCGACTGGTTCAATCAACAGCTAGATACATACGGAGCCATTTTATTGCGAGGATTTGAAGTTGAGGATGCAGAGCAATTTCAAAAAGTGCTAGAGCTACTGAACATACAATTGGAGTCAGTTTATCATTTTGGCAGCGCTCATCGTGTACGAATAGCTGATAAAATTTTCACCTCTTCTGAAGCTCCACCAGATAGAATCATTGCTCCTCATAATGAGCTAAATATGGTACCGATGCGACCGAGTGTACTTGCTTTCTTCTGCCAAGTTCAGCCAGATATATATGGCGAAACTCCTATCATCAATACCGAAAAGTTATTTGATAATTTATCTCCTAACTTACAGTACAAAATTGCCAATTTCCCTCAAAGATTTGTGCGATATGTTCCTAAGCATCTATTAGAGATTGTCTTTGAGGGTCTTTTGCAAGAGGAGATTACCAAACTTCTTCAGGAACAAGGATTTGATTTCAACTGGCAAGAGGATGGCTCTCTTTATTTTGAATGTTCTTATATTACTTTATTCAGTCATCCAAAAACGAGTACGCTCTGCTTTTCCCTTAGCATTGTTGATTCTTTAGTTAGTAGAGAATGGTATCGAAACATTGGGCAACGGTATTCATTTTGGAAAAGGCTCTATTACAATTGGCTACCAGCAAACTTGTACAAAAGATTTCAACAAGGATTAACAACAGCAGCAACTGTTGTCGATAGTTCACAAAAACGAACCAGTACCCTTAACACATATTTTTTGAACGAGGATGGTCAAGATACCGAGATGACGCAAGCAGAAGCACAAGAATTGGGCAAAGCTGAATGGAAAAATGCATCTGTCTTTAAATGGAAACAAGGCGATATTCTTGTGATAGATAATCTACAGGTCGCTCATAGTAGACTCAATACTAAACTTAAGCGAAAGATACTTACGGCTTTCGGTAATATGTGCAACATTCGTGATATGAAACCAGCTTTATTAGCAACCCATCCCATAAGCATAGATGTTTAG
- a CDS encoding methyltransferase has translation MLGTTSASKKLAQMTYGYWQSQCLYVATNLGIPNLLQSGPMTVETIAKETSTKVETLYVLLRALAHLGVFVEKPGRVFAATELSEHLITNAEPSLGHFLMHIIEPSMWDAWRELGNSLKTGEVAFERAQGKNFYEFFMTENPDSRNLFNNAMSFLTNQAIDSLFEVYDFGQFDTVMDVGGNQGALIAHIVKKFGCKGILFDLPHEIETAPAFLAKQGIDKDTVQVIGGNALEEIPKGADAIVMKYFLSVFSVEDAIKVLTRCREALPKEGKVVLLQTLVPPRGAPVEYPDGTIPALAAVQMMVTNPGGYWRTEQEYKELFEKSGFQLEKVIYTGTSLTVMEFKCHEVIQE, from the coding sequence TTGTTAGGAACGACTTCAGCATCCAAGAAGCTTGCCCAGATGACCTATGGCTACTGGCAAAGTCAGTGCCTTTATGTGGCAACAAACTTAGGTATACCTAACCTCTTGCAGTCAGGACCAATGACTGTAGAAACGATCGCAAAAGAGACTTCCACAAAAGTAGAAACTCTCTATGTTCTTCTCCGTGCTCTAGCTCATTTAGGTGTGTTTGTAGAAAAGCCCGGACGTGTATTTGCAGCAACAGAACTCTCAGAACACTTGATTACAAATGCAGAGCCTTCTCTTGGACATTTCCTGATGCATATTATAGAACCCTCTATGTGGGATGCTTGGAGAGAATTAGGAAATTCATTGAAAACAGGCGAAGTTGCTTTTGAGAGAGCACAGGGCAAGAATTTCTACGAATTTTTCATGACAGAAAATCCCGATAGTAGAAATCTGTTTAACAATGCCATGAGCTTTTTAACGAATCAGGCAATTGATTCGCTGTTTGAGGTGTATGATTTCGGTCAATTTGATACAGTTATGGATGTTGGAGGCAATCAAGGAGCACTAATTGCCCATATTGTCAAAAAATTTGGCTGTAAAGGCATATTGTTTGACCTACCGCACGAGATTGAAACAGCTCCTGCTTTCCTCGCAAAGCAAGGAATTGATAAAGATACCGTGCAAGTCATTGGTGGTAATGCGTTAGAGGAAATACCAAAGGGTGCAGATGCGATCGTAATGAAGTATTTCCTCTCCGTATTCAGTGTTGAAGATGCGATCAAGGTATTAACTCGGTGTAGAGAGGCTCTCCCCAAAGAAGGTAAGGTGGTACTCCTACAAACACTAGTTCCACCGCGTGGTGCGCCGGTAGAATATCCAGATGGGACTATCCCAGCTCTTGCAGCAGTTCAGATGATGGTGACAAACCCGGGGGGTTACTGGCGCACAGAACAAGAATATAAGGAGTTGTTTGAAAAGAGTGGCTTTCAATTAGAAAAAGTCATTTATACGGGAACTAGCTTGACAGTGATGGAATTTAAGTGTCATGAAGTTATACAGGAGTAA
- a CDS encoding AAA-like domain-containing protein encodes MRYQVGGSLRSDDPTYVTRQADEQLYASLKAGNFCYVFNSRQMGKSSLLQRTSYRLKEEGHSCVYLDMTRLGIEDTTPEQWYKGILISLFYSLKLASQIDFQRWWEMQAGISSVQKLHLFVEDILLQNIESDSLRDGKAKRIFIFIDEIDSLLSLSFPINDFFAWIRQCYNLRPHNSNFERLGFALFGVASPSDLIADKRRTPFNFGKAIELQGFGLHEATLLLLGLEEVVSQPQAILQEVIHWTGGQPFLTQKLCELITEVAFETTRGMITLPPGTETLWVDQLVRSQIIQNWQSQDEPEHLRTIRDRLLCDEQQAGRLLGIYQQVLQAEEALELLSREAGKQRSRGAGEQRRRVFRSSPAPLDSVPTDDSREQTQLLLSGLVERHNGYLKIKNPIYRNVFNAQWVLKQLNNLRPYSQTFNAWVASGYKDESRLLRAQALKDTQNWSQGKSLSDLDYQFLAASVECDRQEMQMALEAAWVKEVEARLVQEKKTALFQRYLLVAVSIGLLVSSSLGIGTFILYRLTLKSEIQVF; translated from the coding sequence ATGAGATATCAAGTAGGGGGTAGTCTCCGCAGCGACGACCCCACATATGTTACCCGTCAGGCAGATGAACAACTTTATGCTAGCTTGAAAGCTGGTAATTTCTGTTATGTCTTCAACTCTCGTCAAATGGGCAAGTCATCGTTACTACAGCGCACAAGTTATCGTCTTAAAGAAGAAGGGCATAGCTGTGTTTACTTGGATATGACTCGCTTGGGTATTGAAGATACTACACCAGAGCAATGGTATAAAGGTATTCTTATTAGCTTATTCTATAGCTTAAAATTAGCGTCACAAATTGACTTTCAGCGTTGGTGGGAAATGCAAGCAGGTATTTCCTCGGTGCAAAAACTACACCTATTTGTTGAAGATATCTTATTACAAAATATCGAGAGTGATTCTCTACGAGACGGCAAAGCCAAACGCATTTTCATCTTTATTGATGAGATTGATAGCCTGCTGAGTTTAAGTTTCCCAATTAACGACTTTTTTGCTTGGATTCGTCAGTGCTATAATCTACGACCACATAACTCAAACTTTGAACGCTTGGGATTTGCACTATTTGGTGTAGCTAGTCCCTCCGACTTGATTGCTGATAAACGCCGCACGCCCTTTAACTTTGGTAAAGCAATTGAGTTACAGGGCTTTGGACTGCATGAAGCCACGCTTTTGCTTCTAGGATTAGAAGAAGTAGTCAGTCAACCACAAGCAATACTGCAAGAGGTTATTCATTGGACAGGCGGACAACCTTTTTTGACACAAAAACTTTGTGAGTTAATTACTGAAGTTGCCTTTGAAACTACTAGAGGAATGATTACTCTACCTCCAGGGACAGAAACATTGTGGGTAGACCAATTAGTGCGATCGCAGATTATTCAAAATTGGCAGTCACAAGACGAACCCGAACATTTGCGTACTATTCGCGATCGTCTCTTATGCGACGAACAACAGGCAGGGCGGTTGTTGGGTATTTATCAACAGGTATTGCAAGCAGAAGAGGCTCTTGAGCTATTGAGCAGGGAAGCAGGGAAGCAGAGGAGCAGAGGAGCAGGGGAGCAGAGGAGAAGAGTTTTCCGCTCCTCCCCTGCGCCTCTTGATTCTGTTCCAACTGATGATAGTCGAGAACAGACACAACTGTTGTTGTCCGGTTTAGTAGAGAGACACAACGGCTACCTCAAAATTAAAAATCCCATCTATCGGAATGTTTTTAATGCCCAATGGGTGTTAAAACAACTAAATAATCTCCGTCCCTACTCACAAACATTCAATGCTTGGGTAGCATCGGGTTACAAAGATGAATCGCGTCTGTTGCGAGCACAAGCTTTAAAAGATACTCAAAATTGGTCACAGGGCAAGAGTCTGAGCGATTTAGATTATCAATTTTTAGCCGCAAGTGTTGAATGCGATCGCCAAGAAATGCAAATGGCATTGGAGGCAGCATGGGTCAAAGAGGTAGAAGCACGACTCGTACAAGAGAAAAAAACGGCTTTATTCCAGAGATATCTACTAGTTGCAGTAAGTATTGGGTTGCTCGTTTCTAGTAGTTTGGGAATAGGAACTTTCATTTTGTATCGTCTGACTCTCAAAAGTGAAATTCAAGTTTTTTAG